Proteins encoded in a region of the Vicia villosa cultivar HV-30 ecotype Madison, WI linkage group LG5, Vvil1.0, whole genome shotgun sequence genome:
- the LOC131606292 gene encoding SKP1-like protein 1A — translation MASTKKINLKSRDGDIFEVDEAVALESQMIKHMIEDDCADETGIPLPNVTSKILATVIEYCKKHVEAKNSEENSEEKPAKDNGLKAWDAEFVKVDQVTLFELILAANYLDIKSLLDLTCQATADMMVGKSVEEIRKMFNIENDFTEEEEEAVRRENQWAFE, via the coding sequence ATGGCATCAACAAAGAAGATCAATCTCAAGAGTCGTGATGGTGATATTTTTGAAGTGGACGAAGCAGTAGCGTTGGAATCACAAATGATCAAGCATATGATCGAGGATGATTGCGCCGATGAAACCGGAATCCCTCTCCCAAATGTGACCAGCAAGATTCTGGCAACGGTGATTGAGTACTGCAAGAAGCATGTTGAGGCTAAGAATTCTGAAGAAAATTCTGAAGAAAAACCTGCTAAAGATAATGGTCTCAAGGCTTGGGATGCAGAATTCGTCAAGGTTGATCAAGTCACACTGTTTGAACTCATATTGGCTGCAAACTATTTGGACATCAAGAGTCTGTTAGATCTTACATGCCAGGCTACTGCGGACATGATGGTTGGTAAGAGTGTTGAGGAGATCCGCAAGATGTTTAATATTGAGAATGACTtcacagaagaggaagaggaagcagTTCGCCGCGAAAATCAATGGGCTTTTGAATGA